A single Haloglycomyces albus DSM 45210 DNA region contains:
- a CDS encoding DUF6297 family protein, with the protein MSAEATAANTSDVLSFLREVRAERRAEKRKSAMFALYVLALVGAVWGVPLLRGALRIGSEIGLGVHSQVLVDALPLWSPALLALATLLIARTGAWRGPVVLDGASVAWILPQPLSRGPFLVPRFVASAGVSALLGTLLGIAGGYLIAADSSISVLLVAGAGAWAGLGTALAGTALSAFWVRFADFPTLRRMALLWSAVAAMGALPFAALLGSLPPWVSTVSTWLTPWGWASQPLTAAATGGAPLWPVAMGLWTVTVAAVILIAVRLVPGIPQETLRLRATLAESLNASIFAMDLRRARSSMRASRRDGLHSSRWPAPPRSRWLVVPWRDLVALLRAPGRLVWGSVWCAVSIAVSALAPTRSGYGPLILAFVGVCLLYLAASQLVEPARLDGDDMRRSGFLPYSSGSLALRHGIVPLCLLFALWVLGGAAAIALGMAAPGLLVLLTALPGVVGTALVSAYRGQPSFDLLVGAETAMGNTGPMQAAFWYLRGPLTLALFIVPPVAVANALGSVGPYSTAWVLGVDALLLFWAWWTARKLYRS; encoded by the coding sequence TTGTCCGCTGAAGCCACCGCCGCGAACACCTCCGACGTCCTGTCGTTCCTGCGGGAGGTCCGTGCCGAGCGCCGTGCCGAGAAACGCAAGAGCGCGATGTTCGCGCTGTACGTCCTGGCCCTGGTCGGTGCCGTCTGGGGTGTGCCGCTGCTGCGCGGGGCTTTGCGGATCGGGTCGGAGATCGGCCTAGGCGTGCATTCCCAGGTCCTCGTGGACGCCCTGCCGCTCTGGTCTCCGGCGCTGCTGGCCTTGGCCACCTTGCTCATCGCGCGGACCGGCGCGTGGCGCGGCCCCGTCGTCCTGGACGGGGCGAGCGTGGCCTGGATTCTGCCGCAGCCGCTCTCGCGCGGGCCTTTCCTGGTTCCCCGGTTCGTCGCCTCCGCAGGCGTCAGCGCTCTTCTCGGGACACTGTTGGGAATCGCGGGCGGTTATCTGATCGCAGCGGACTCCTCGATCTCCGTTCTGCTCGTGGCCGGTGCCGGCGCGTGGGCCGGTCTCGGAACGGCGCTCGCGGGTACGGCACTGAGCGCGTTCTGGGTGCGATTCGCGGACTTCCCCACCCTCCGCCGGATGGCCCTGCTCTGGTCCGCGGTCGCCGCCATGGGGGCCTTGCCGTTCGCCGCCCTGCTTGGGAGTCTGCCGCCATGGGTGTCCACCGTCTCAACCTGGTTGACTCCCTGGGGCTGGGCCTCTCAACCTCTCACCGCCGCCGCGACGGGCGGGGCGCCGTTGTGGCCTGTGGCCATGGGGCTGTGGACCGTCACCGTCGCGGCGGTCATCCTGATCGCAGTGCGCCTCGTTCCCGGCATCCCTCAGGAGACGTTGCGTTTGCGGGCCACTCTGGCCGAGAGTCTGAACGCGTCGATCTTCGCGATGGATCTGCGTCGCGCCCGCTCGTCCATGCGGGCTTCGCGGCGCGACGGCCTGCATTCGTCGCGGTGGCCGGCTCCGCCGCGTTCGCGTTGGCTCGTGGTGCCCTGGCGGGATCTGGTCGCCCTGCTGCGTGCGCCGGGTCGGCTCGTCTGGGGTTCGGTCTGGTGCGCGGTGAGCATCGCCGTTTCGGCACTCGCGCCGACCCGCTCGGGATACGGCCCTTTGATCCTGGCCTTCGTCGGCGTCTGCCTCCTGTACCTGGCCGCCTCCCAGCTCGTCGAGCCCGCACGTCTCGACGGCGATGACATGCGGCGCAGCGGGTTCCTGCCCTACAGTTCCGGTTCGCTCGCCCTGCGGCACGGCATCGTGCCGTTGTGCTTGCTTTTCGCTCTGTGGGTTCTCGGCGGTGCCGCGGCCATAGCACTCGGAATGGCGGCTCCGGGACTACTCGTCCTATTGACGGCTCTGCCCGGTGTCGTGGGCACCGCCCTCGTCAGCGCCTACCGCGGGCAGCCGTCCTTCGACCTACTGGTCGGGGCGGAGACGGCCATGGGCAATACCGGCCCCATGCAGGCGGCCTTCTGGTATCTGCGTGGGCCGTTGACATTGGCGCTCTTCATCGTCCCCCCGGTGGCCGTCGCCAACGCGCTGGGGTCCGTGGGCCCGTACTCCACGGCGTGGGTGCTCGGCGTCGACGCTCTCCTGCTGTTCTGGGCGTGGTGGACGGCGCGGAAGCTCTACCGGAGCTGA
- a CDS encoding NAD(P)-dependent oxidoreductase: MKMLVIGATGMAGSRIATEAVERGHDVAGVSRSGNAPEGVAGIAADVSDKAKLAEVVKGYDTVVVSVPPTRDGGEHRAEYLELFQNITEAVANEGVERLLVVGGAGGLEVAPGELNVDQPGFPDAYKNEALASLDLYRWLEGVDRPDWVYIAPASLIAPGERTGRYRTGTDELVVKDDGSSEISAEDFAVAVVDEAEKKAHHRERFSTGH, translated from the coding sequence ATGAAGATGCTGGTGATCGGTGCGACGGGAATGGCCGGATCGCGAATCGCGACGGAGGCGGTGGAGCGCGGACACGACGTCGCGGGAGTATCGAGGAGCGGCAACGCCCCGGAAGGTGTCGCGGGCATCGCGGCGGACGTCAGTGACAAGGCGAAGCTCGCCGAGGTCGTGAAGGGCTACGACACCGTCGTCGTCTCGGTGCCGCCGACCCGCGACGGCGGGGAGCACCGCGCCGAGTACCTGGAGCTGTTCCAGAACATCACCGAAGCGGTCGCGAACGAAGGAGTGGAACGGCTCCTCGTCGTCGGCGGTGCGGGCGGCCTGGAGGTCGCCCCGGGCGAACTGAACGTGGACCAGCCGGGCTTCCCCGACGCCTACAAGAACGAGGCCCTCGCCAGCCTCGACCTGTACCGCTGGCTTGAGGGCGTCGACCGTCCGGACTGGGTCTACATCGCCCCGGCCAGCCTCATCGCGCCCGGCGAGCGCACCGGACGTTACCGCACCGGCACCGACGAGCTGGTCGTCAAGGACGACGGCTCCAGCGAGATCTCCGCGGAGGACTTCGCCGTCGCGGTCGTCGACGAAGCGGAGAAGAAGGCCCACCACAGGGAGCGCTTCTCCACCGGCCATTAG
- a CDS encoding helix-turn-helix domain-containing protein, with product MVKTRQIPELQFCGSPDAVPGFEVLSLAELRLRADPAHFREIRRTSFHTILTLDSGALPLTVDFADQVLTPSGTAWIRAGQVQQWGDITGLDGLVLLFEEGFLPPAAHSLARSTDPHMPVVRPLPEPHRSHLRDAASRLLDQYALTATFAPEVRVRILTDAVSAYLLHLTAVSAPADLPRPCDVFLAFDAAVERDFARTRRLEDYAKSLSYSTRTLSRATTSMTGLSAKEFIDRRVALEARRLLAHSDQTAAAIASRLGFSSPTNFSKFFAKHTGKTPLAFRTSQSG from the coding sequence ATGGTCAAAACACGACAGATCCCGGAGCTGCAGTTCTGCGGATCGCCCGACGCCGTGCCCGGGTTCGAGGTGCTCTCCCTCGCCGAGCTGCGCTTGCGCGCCGACCCCGCCCACTTCCGGGAGATCCGCCGGACGTCGTTCCACACGATCCTGACCCTGGACTCCGGGGCGCTGCCCCTCACCGTCGACTTCGCCGACCAAGTCCTCACACCGTCCGGGACGGCGTGGATCCGGGCCGGCCAGGTCCAGCAGTGGGGCGACATCACCGGGCTCGACGGCCTCGTCCTGCTCTTCGAGGAGGGGTTCCTCCCACCCGCCGCGCATTCCCTCGCGCGGTCGACCGATCCGCACATGCCCGTCGTCCGGCCCCTGCCCGAGCCCCACCGCTCGCACCTCCGGGACGCCGCGTCGCGCCTGCTGGACCAGTACGCACTGACCGCCACGTTCGCCCCCGAGGTACGGGTCCGCATCCTCACCGACGCCGTGTCGGCCTACCTCCTCCACCTGACCGCCGTGTCCGCGCCCGCCGACCTGCCCCGGCCCTGCGACGTCTTCCTCGCCTTCGACGCCGCCGTAGAACGGGATTTCGCCCGAACCCGCCGGCTCGAGGACTACGCGAAGAGCCTGTCCTACTCCACTCGCACCCTTTCGCGCGCCACCACTTCCATGACCGGCCTGAGCGCCAAGGAGTTCATCGACCGCCGCGTCGCCCTCGAGGCGCGCCGGCTTCTGGCGCACTCGGATCAGACGGCCGCCGCCATCGCCTCCCGGCTGGGTTTCTCCAGCCCCACGAACTTCTCCAAATTCTTTGCCAAGCACACCGGGAAGACCCCGTTGGCGTTCCGCACCTCCCAGTCAGGCTGA
- a CDS encoding response regulator, with translation MTVRVLVVDDQELMRSGFSLIIDSQEDMEVVGEAENGVRALELVRELSPDVVLLDIRMPELDGIEVLKRLADRPDTRAIMLTTFDDDDFVYRSLEAGAAGFLLKDARRDDLSHAVRVVAAGEALLAPSVTRRLVTDAVTRRARRGNTRALPELTSREREMLVLIARGLSNTEIAEAEHVSAHTVKTHVSKLLFKLGLRDRTQAVIAAYESGLVVPGGPAGT, from the coding sequence ATGACGGTCAGGGTTCTCGTCGTGGACGACCAGGAGCTGATGCGATCCGGTTTCTCCTTGATCATCGACTCCCAGGAGGACATGGAGGTCGTCGGGGAGGCCGAGAACGGAGTCCGGGCGCTGGAACTGGTGCGAGAACTCAGTCCCGACGTGGTGTTGCTGGACATACGCATGCCGGAACTGGACGGCATCGAGGTGCTCAAGAGGCTGGCGGACCGGCCGGACACCCGTGCGATCATGTTGACGACATTCGACGACGACGACTTCGTCTACCGCTCGCTGGAAGCGGGGGCGGCCGGATTCCTGCTGAAAGACGCCCGCCGTGACGACTTGTCGCACGCGGTGCGAGTGGTGGCGGCAGGGGAGGCACTCTTGGCGCCCAGCGTGACCCGCCGACTCGTCACTGATGCGGTGACCAGACGCGCGAGGAGAGGCAACACGCGGGCGCTGCCGGAACTCACCAGCAGGGAACGGGAGATGCTCGTCCTGATCGCACGCGGCTTGTCCAACACGGAGATCGCTGAGGCGGAGCACGTCAGCGCGCACACGGTCAAGACCCACGTGTCCAAGCTGCTTTTCAAACTGGGGCTGAGGGACAGGACCCAGGCCGTCATCGCGGCGTACGAATCGGGACTGGTAGTGCCGGGCGGACCGGCCGGCACCTGA
- a CDS encoding sensor histidine kinase: MSDKRFGRPPEWAVDAGTVLAVLIAHALPFLVTTRTAAPEAGWTPAQYLPVLLISVPLYWRRRYPLVVLSLVLLGSGLYLIPDPDTAPQPIAYGVLVALYSVAEDRRAAVRRGGLAILVAAMLIQVVDVVLHQPSLETASRSILLLVAVWFLGRAVAGRRELTEREREERKREAGRAAVRERERIARDMHDILGHTVSLMVVQAESGPLAVENNPARAVAAFDAIADTGRTAMDQVRSLVNLWQSGELPGLVDIPNLVKSAHEAGAKEARLVVFEDGVVSAQAGAVAHRVVQEALTNFLRHSEGSVAEVAVRVAGRRVTVSVDDNGGAEKVVEGNGLRNLRDRVESGGGEFRVASHGGFSVTAEIGEPS, translated from the coding sequence ATGTCGGACAAGAGGTTTGGACGACCGCCTGAGTGGGCGGTGGACGCCGGGACGGTCCTGGCGGTGCTCATTGCCCACGCCCTGCCGTTCCTGGTGACGACGAGGACGGCGGCACCGGAGGCCGGTTGGACGCCGGCGCAGTACCTTCCCGTATTGCTCATTTCGGTACCGCTGTACTGGCGCCGCCGATATCCGCTGGTGGTACTTTCATTGGTCCTCCTGGGGTCGGGCCTGTATCTCATCCCGGACCCGGACACCGCACCGCAGCCGATCGCCTACGGGGTGTTGGTCGCGCTGTACTCGGTGGCGGAGGACAGGAGGGCCGCGGTCCGACGAGGGGGCCTGGCGATCCTGGTGGCGGCGATGCTGATCCAGGTCGTCGATGTGGTCCTCCACCAGCCGAGCCTGGAGACGGCGTCGCGCTCGATACTGCTGCTCGTGGCGGTATGGTTCCTGGGCAGGGCGGTCGCGGGAAGGCGAGAGCTCACCGAGAGGGAACGTGAGGAGCGGAAGAGGGAGGCCGGGCGGGCGGCTGTGAGGGAGCGCGAGCGCATCGCCCGCGACATGCACGACATACTGGGTCATACGGTCAGTCTGATGGTCGTGCAGGCGGAGTCCGGCCCCCTTGCGGTGGAGAATAATCCGGCGAGGGCTGTGGCGGCGTTCGACGCGATAGCGGACACGGGACGGACGGCGATGGATCAGGTGCGGTCGCTGGTGAACCTGTGGCAATCCGGGGAACTTCCGGGATTGGTGGACATTCCGAACTTGGTGAAGAGTGCCCATGAGGCCGGCGCGAAGGAGGCGAGGCTCGTGGTGTTCGAGGACGGTGTGGTGTCAGCGCAGGCGGGAGCGGTGGCACACCGAGTAGTCCAGGAGGCGCTGACGAATTTCCTGCGGCACTCAGAGGGATCGGTCGCCGAGGTGGCGGTGAGGGTGGCCGGACGCCGGGTGACAGTGTCCGTAGACGACAATGGCGGTGCAGAGAAGGTCGTGGAGGGCAATGGGTTGCGCAATCTGAGAGATCGGGTGGAGTCTGGGGGTGGCGAGTTCCGCGTCGCGTCGCACGGCGGTTTCTCGGTCACGGCAGAGATTGGGGAACCGTCATGA
- a CDS encoding serine hydrolase domain-containing protein, with the protein MFGNHRGFFKKLMGALAVAASMTALVVPASAQADEADGVWETVRSFVEREMEARDVPGVAASLVSSEGVLESEGFGLADMDSGDEVDAATTRFSLGSEAKLFTAQAVLQLVEAGRVDLDADVNEYLKGFSIEDTYPGRPVTVQNLLTHTGGFDDDHFIGSAVESGPIPPLAEAVEDTQPERIRPPGESVSYDNYGFMLAAYIVECVTGVPYEQYVRENVFEPLGMADSSVKVPYDEETESNIATGYIRGREGLRPTGARYGVQAPAGMGPVASGDDMAVYLAAMMARDERLGEGVAEQMLTRQAASAPGLRGMGFGWEQRSVEGHDVWYKSGDVPGSHTGMAIIPELDLGFHIASNAESEEGGGIGPSDLLEEIVTEHLPALEPPTLEAVEGTDSSQYEGYYLNSRTSENGFTRIRAFLDGPVHVESLSDGRIVTEGLFGETVEWTPLGDGRYGQEGTFRELVFTDGDSFALDGGLAVHDKVSWLHHPALYRVLVVAALIAAAGVFVGATVALVRGKLSLEWAVAGVNALLALGFAIIMAVVLAEGKFAFLVALVTADPVLITALALASLTVPVTVVQVVLAVRGLVRKRGPLAGRMFYIAATLGALSFTAFCLEYNIVGPPFT; encoded by the coding sequence ATGTTCGGAAATCACAGGGGTTTCTTTAAGAAACTGATGGGCGCCTTGGCGGTCGCGGCGTCGATGACAGCGTTGGTCGTACCGGCTTCGGCGCAGGCGGATGAAGCGGACGGGGTCTGGGAGACGGTACGGTCCTTCGTGGAGAGGGAGATGGAGGCGAGGGACGTGCCTGGCGTGGCGGCGTCGCTGGTCTCGAGCGAGGGCGTGCTGGAGTCGGAGGGGTTCGGCCTGGCTGATATGGACAGTGGGGACGAGGTCGACGCCGCCACGACGCGCTTCTCGCTAGGGTCGGAAGCGAAACTGTTCACGGCGCAGGCGGTCCTTCAACTGGTGGAAGCCGGCCGGGTCGACCTGGATGCGGACGTGAACGAGTACTTGAAGGGGTTCTCGATTGAGGACACGTATCCGGGGAGGCCCGTCACAGTGCAGAACCTGTTGACGCATACGGGAGGTTTCGACGACGACCATTTCATCGGTTCCGCGGTGGAGTCGGGCCCGATTCCACCTCTGGCTGAGGCGGTGGAGGACACGCAGCCGGAGAGGATCCGCCCGCCCGGTGAGTCCGTGTCCTACGACAATTACGGGTTCATGCTGGCGGCATACATCGTCGAGTGTGTGACGGGGGTGCCGTACGAGCAGTACGTGCGGGAGAACGTCTTCGAACCGCTGGGGATGGCGGATTCGTCGGTGAAGGTCCCGTATGACGAGGAGACGGAGTCGAACATCGCCACGGGCTACATTCGGGGCCGGGAGGGGCTGCGTCCCACGGGAGCCCGGTACGGGGTTCAGGCGCCGGCGGGCATGGGCCCGGTGGCCTCGGGCGATGACATGGCGGTGTACCTGGCGGCCATGATGGCGCGGGACGAACGGCTGGGAGAGGGTGTGGCGGAGCAGATGCTCACGCGCCAGGCCGCCAGTGCCCCTGGGCTGAGGGGCATGGGTTTCGGCTGGGAGCAGAGATCGGTGGAAGGCCATGACGTGTGGTACAAGAGCGGCGACGTGCCCGGTTCCCACACCGGCATGGCGATCATCCCGGAATTGGACCTGGGATTCCATATCGCGTCGAACGCGGAAAGCGAGGAGGGCGGCGGGATTGGCCCTTCCGACCTGCTGGAAGAGATCGTTACCGAGCACCTTCCCGCGTTGGAGCCACCGACCTTGGAAGCGGTGGAGGGTACGGATTCATCGCAGTACGAGGGCTACTATCTCAACAGCCGGACAAGCGAGAACGGGTTCACAAGGATACGGGCGTTCCTGGACGGCCCCGTGCACGTCGAGTCGCTGAGCGACGGGCGGATCGTCACCGAGGGCCTGTTCGGCGAGACCGTGGAGTGGACGCCGCTCGGAGACGGCCGGTACGGGCAGGAAGGTACGTTCCGGGAGCTCGTCTTCACCGACGGGGACTCGTTCGCACTGGACGGGGGACTGGCCGTCCATGACAAGGTCTCCTGGCTCCACCATCCTGCCCTGTACCGAGTGCTGGTCGTAGCCGCTTTGATCGCGGCGGCGGGGGTCTTCGTCGGCGCGACGGTGGCGCTGGTGAGGGGGAAGTTGTCATTGGAATGGGCTGTGGCCGGTGTGAACGCTTTGCTGGCGTTGGGATTCGCGATCATCATGGCGGTGGTGCTTGCAGAGGGCAAGTTCGCCTTCTTGGTCGCGCTGGTGACGGCCGATCCGGTCCTGATAACGGCCCTGGCACTGGCGAGCCTGACGGTGCCGGTGACCGTGGTGCAGGTAGTCCTGGCGGTTCGGGGCCTGGTCAGGAAGCGGGGGCCACTGGCCGGGAGGATGTTCTATATCGCGGCTACGCTGGGAGCGTTGTCGTTCACGGCGTTCTGCTTGGAGTACAACATTGTGGGCCCGCCGTTCACGTAG
- a CDS encoding ABC1 kinase family protein: MSENDHPDSKNSRLPERALSRGFKLASLPLGLAGRATVGMGKRITGFADEILGEDVQRKTADHLFRVLGQLKGGAMKLGQAMSIFEAALPEHLAKPYRDALTKLQNSAPPLPAESVHGVLHHNLGEDWRGFFREFNDQPAAAASIGQVHRAIWHDGTEVAVKIQYPGAGKALQSDLKQLTRIAPLFKTLQPNFDVKAIIQELQERILEELDYEYEAEAQRTFVSEFQEDDQLLVPDVRYSTSEVLVTEWVEGTPLAEIIKNGTPSERDSAGWALATFHFSAPARTGLLHADPHPGNFAVADDGRLIAYDFGAVARLPDGIPPQIGRLTSLTLHERGDEVVAGLREEGFIPSDLDITSDEILHYLTPMLEPLRGGEFTFDRDWLRNESSRLTSSGSHAARVGKQLSFPPDYLLIHRVTLGSIGVLCQLEATGDWNDIVRQWVPGFDYPALSRHLYS, from the coding sequence GTGAGTGAAAACGACCACCCCGACAGCAAGAACTCCCGTCTCCCCGAGCGCGCCCTGTCGCGTGGCTTCAAGTTGGCGTCCCTACCGCTGGGGCTCGCCGGTCGAGCGACGGTGGGGATGGGCAAAAGGATCACTGGATTTGCGGACGAGATTCTCGGCGAGGACGTACAGCGTAAGACCGCCGATCACCTTTTTCGGGTTCTCGGCCAGCTCAAGGGTGGCGCGATGAAGCTCGGTCAGGCCATGTCGATTTTCGAGGCGGCTCTCCCCGAGCATCTGGCCAAGCCGTATCGCGACGCCCTGACCAAGCTCCAGAATTCGGCGCCTCCCCTGCCCGCCGAGAGCGTCCACGGAGTCCTGCACCATAACTTGGGTGAGGATTGGCGTGGGTTCTTCCGTGAGTTCAACGACCAACCGGCGGCCGCCGCTTCGATCGGCCAGGTCCATCGGGCCATATGGCACGACGGTACCGAGGTCGCGGTCAAAATTCAGTATCCGGGTGCCGGAAAGGCGCTGCAGAGCGACTTGAAGCAACTGACGCGCATCGCTCCCCTGTTTAAGACCCTGCAACCCAATTTCGACGTCAAAGCCATCATCCAGGAACTCCAGGAACGGATCTTGGAGGAACTCGATTACGAGTACGAGGCCGAGGCGCAGCGGACCTTTGTGAGTGAGTTCCAAGAGGACGATCAGCTACTCGTTCCAGACGTCCGCTACTCCACCAGTGAGGTACTCGTTACCGAATGGGTGGAGGGCACACCGTTGGCCGAGATCATTAAGAACGGCACCCCCAGTGAACGAGACAGCGCCGGGTGGGCGCTGGCCACCTTTCACTTTTCGGCACCCGCACGAACCGGATTGTTGCACGCCGATCCGCACCCGGGGAACTTCGCCGTGGCCGACGACGGTCGTTTGATCGCCTACGATTTCGGGGCGGTCGCTCGTCTGCCGGACGGTATTCCCCCTCAAATCGGCCGTCTGACGTCGTTGACTCTGCATGAGCGTGGTGACGAAGTCGTCGCCGGCCTCCGTGAGGAAGGCTTCATTCCCTCGGACCTGGACATTACCTCCGACGAGATACTGCACTATCTCACGCCCATGCTGGAGCCGTTGCGGGGCGGTGAATTCACCTTCGACCGCGACTGGTTGCGAAACGAGTCGTCACGGCTGACCTCATCCGGTTCACATGCCGCTCGGGTGGGAAAGCAATTGTCCTTCCCGCCGGATTATCTGTTGATCCACCGAGTCACATTGGGATCGATCGGAGTTCTCTGTCAATTGGAGGCCACCGGGGATTGGAATGACATTGTGCGGCAATGGGTTCCGGGTTTTGACTACCCGGCATTATCGCGACACCTATATTCGTAA
- a CDS encoding WhiB family transcriptional regulator, translating to MNPSLSGPELVAQAASEGGDLPCREYDADLWFSETPHELEFAKSLCADCPVRLECLAGAVERSEPWGVWGGEIFERGTVIARKKPRGRPRKNAVSAEAEAEAQLEQRTRELELVGAKVA from the coding sequence ATGAACCCCAGCCTCTCCGGCCCCGAACTTGTCGCCCAGGCCGCCTCGGAAGGAGGCGACCTACCGTGCCGCGAATACGATGCCGACCTCTGGTTTTCTGAAACACCACACGAGCTCGAATTCGCCAAGTCATTGTGTGCGGACTGCCCCGTACGCCTTGAGTGCCTCGCCGGTGCGGTGGAACGGTCCGAACCCTGGGGCGTCTGGGGTGGAGAAATATTCGAACGAGGCACGGTCATTGCCCGTAAAAAGCCTCGTGGCCGTCCGCGGAAGAACGCGGTCAGTGCCGAAGCCGAAGCAGAAGCGCAGCTGGAACAGCGTACGCGCGAATTGGAACTGGTAGGAGCGAAAGTAGCATGA
- a CDS encoding ATP-dependent DNA helicase UvrD2, with product MASRDEQLTALVDRLDDEQRAAVTAEPGPVAILAGAGTGKTRTVTHRIAWRVVRGDLLGQHVTAVTFTARAAGEMRDRLRQLGVTGVNARTFHSAALRQLRYFGAKRFGGAIPDLMDSTVKFVSIAAARAGVDTNRPKNLDLAAEIEWAASSLIGPDRYVAAVESMGRDSPMKPIEVAKVYAAYEEAKERAHVMDFSDVIAHTADLIENDAAVADRIRGQYRFFVVDEYQDVTPLQQRLLDAWLGERDDITVVGDASQTVYSFTGATSDYLLDFTRRWPEARLIRLERDYRSTPEIVGLANKVISKASGKEAAARLELVGQRESGPEVTGDAYSDEAEEADMVARQCARLVREGTPPGEIAVLYRTNAQSQMYEECMAEYGIPTVVKGAGRFFARPEIRQAMVALRSALNTDVASLPLLEAVEQALEATGWRRGSVPSGGAQREQYEAIMALVRLAEQFSEGDLSTFCQELNRRASEQHAPQVDGVTLASLHAAKGLEWDTVFLVGLADGTLPTTFARSDAAKEEERRLLYVGVTRARLRLHLSFALLRQGGVRERRLCRFLRDADVSGFPRSVTPKNEGSESKVARKRPITVVCSGCEKPLTAARDRKLGHCEDCPSTMDEELHERLTQWRLETARRSGKPAFTIFTDVTLTAIAERSPASNEELSEIYGIGKYKLDRFAEAVLFLVNGGSVAEAVELPDDS from the coding sequence GTGGCTTCTCGCGATGAACAATTGACCGCACTGGTGGACCGGCTCGACGACGAACAGCGGGCCGCTGTGACCGCCGAACCGGGACCGGTGGCGATCCTGGCAGGTGCGGGGACCGGTAAGACACGAACCGTCACGCATCGCATCGCCTGGCGAGTCGTACGCGGCGACCTGCTGGGACAGCATGTAACCGCCGTCACGTTTACCGCTAGAGCGGCAGGGGAGATGCGGGACCGCCTCCGACAATTGGGAGTCACCGGAGTCAATGCCCGTACCTTTCACAGTGCCGCGCTCCGGCAGTTGCGGTACTTCGGTGCCAAACGATTCGGCGGGGCGATTCCCGACTTGATGGACTCCACGGTCAAATTCGTCTCCATCGCGGCGGCCCGAGCCGGAGTCGACACCAACCGACCCAAAAACCTCGACTTGGCGGCCGAAATCGAATGGGCCGCCTCCAGCCTCATCGGGCCGGACCGATACGTGGCGGCGGTGGAATCAATGGGACGTGACAGTCCAATGAAACCGATCGAGGTGGCCAAGGTTTACGCCGCCTACGAAGAGGCCAAAGAACGGGCCCACGTCATGGACTTCTCGGATGTGATCGCACATACCGCCGATCTCATCGAAAACGATGCCGCCGTCGCCGACCGTATCCGAGGGCAGTATCGCTTCTTCGTGGTCGACGAATACCAGGACGTCACCCCACTACAGCAGCGGCTGTTGGACGCCTGGCTGGGAGAACGCGACGACATCACCGTGGTCGGGGACGCAAGCCAAACCGTCTACAGCTTTACCGGTGCCACCTCCGATTATCTTCTGGACTTCACTCGACGCTGGCCGGAGGCACGCCTGATCAGGCTCGAACGCGATTACCGCTCCACCCCTGAGATCGTCGGCCTGGCCAATAAAGTGATTTCCAAGGCCTCCGGTAAAGAAGCCGCCGCACGCCTGGAACTGGTAGGGCAACGGGAGAGCGGCCCGGAAGTCACCGGGGACGCCTACAGCGACGAGGCTGAAGAGGCCGATATGGTGGCCCGGCAGTGCGCTCGCCTCGTGCGTGAGGGAACCCCTCCGGGGGAGATCGCGGTGCTGTATCGGACGAACGCTCAGTCGCAAATGTATGAAGAATGCATGGCGGAGTACGGAATTCCCACCGTGGTCAAAGGTGCGGGTCGATTCTTTGCCCGACCCGAAATACGCCAGGCCATGGTGGCGTTGCGGTCCGCCCTGAATACCGACGTCGCGTCGCTTCCACTGCTGGAAGCGGTGGAACAGGCTTTGGAGGCGACCGGGTGGCGGCGCGGTAGCGTTCCCAGTGGTGGTGCGCAACGTGAACAGTATGAAGCGATCATGGCCTTGGTGCGGTTGGCGGAACAGTTTTCCGAAGGAGATCTGTCGACCTTCTGTCAGGAGTTGAATCGACGTGCGTCCGAACAGCATGCCCCCCAGGTCGACGGGGTGACCTTGGCGTCCCTGCATGCGGCAAAGGGATTGGAATGGGACACGGTGTTCCTGGTGGGACTGGCCGACGGCACACTTCCGACCACCTTCGCGCGCAGCGACGCGGCCAAAGAGGAAGAGCGCCGTCTCCTGTATGTGGGTGTCACTCGGGCACGCCTGCGTCTCCACCTGTCGTTCGCGCTGTTGCGGCAAGGGGGTGTTCGGGAACGACGTCTCTGTCGTTTTCTGCGCGATGCGGACGTATCGGGATTTCCGCGCAGTGTCACACCGAAGAACGAAGGTTCGGAGTCGAAAGTAGCTCGCAAGCGTCCGATCACAGTGGTGTGTTCGGGGTGCGAGAAACCCCTGACCGCCGCTCGTGACCGTAAACTGGGACATTGTGAAGATTGTCCATCCACAATGGATGAAGAATTGCACGAGCGACTGACGCAGTGGCGTTTGGAAACGGCCCGTCGAAGCGGAAAGCCCGCGTTCACGATCTTTACGGATGTGACCTTGACCGCAATCGCAGAGCGCTCCCCGGCCTCGAATGAGGAATTGTCTGAGATCTACGGCATAGGTAAGTATAAACTGGATCGTTTTGCTGAAGCAGTGTTGTTCCTGGTCAATGGGGGATCTGTGGCAGAGGCCGTGGAGTTGCCGGACGATTCCTAA